One genomic region from Anthonomus grandis grandis chromosome 1, icAntGran1.3, whole genome shotgun sequence encodes:
- the LOC126735265 gene encoding uncharacterized protein LOC126735265, translating into MLTVETETVLQNIEADNINQIRAQCSNILRTELKSIKNAPNKTEGDFNSTLIKSIKNKLQNSNLTLTKADKGNCVVILNKNDYDTKVTQFIQENNFRKQSARLPSFIKKVNDTLKFCTNLINPQLRYFLSANNTNVPKLYGLLKVHKSDIPASMPIRPVVAYTNSPTYKLAKWLNNHLITTIDCHFPYTIKNNIQLVDKIKDIIIPENAFFISLDVTNLFTNIPIFEVVDIIKNKLFNSTLTNIETQEIINILEICLKQNFFNFDNETYIQEDGLAMGSPLSPLLADTFMNHFESNNILNNNPYLSNILYYYRYVDDCILLWNGNKQNLSDFLSFINNIHPKIKFTLEVEINKTITFLDLLIKNVNNKHDFEIYRKPSHTGTIIHNESFHPFSHKAAALNSYVNRALQIPQTTESRDRELNIIKQIAQTHNFSPNLVDKIKNKFLLRNAFQNVYIPHQTILSNQPVNKFISLTYNGAVSYKIQRVLTSLNVKVAFKSSNSLGNLLINNKDKTDPLSCKGIYKLYCECGYFYVGRTKRSFKARFSEHDRCIRQNNPESLFAKHIMETGHPSNLLDNYKILHRVQDNINLNNLELLEIKRSLKKEYDKSLNIQINIPETNLINILFE; encoded by the coding sequence atgttaacAGTGGAAACTGAAACGGTTCTACAGAATATAGAAGCagataatataaatcaaattaGAGCCCAGTGTAGTAACATTTTAAGAACTGAGTTAAAGTCAATTAAAAATGCACCTAATAAAACTGAAGGTGATTTCAATTCTACActaattaaatctataaaaaataaattacaaaattcaaacttaaCCCTGACAAAAGCTGACAAAGGAAACTGTGTtgttatcttaaataaaaatgactatGACACTAAAGTGACTCAATTTatccaagaaaataattttcgaaaacaGAGTGCAAGATTACCatcatttatcaaaaaagtgaATGACAccttaaaattttgtacaaatttaatcaatcctcaattaagatattttctttcaGCTAACAACACAAATGTTCCTAAACTTTATGGCCTTCTTAAAGTTCATAAATCAGATATACCTGCTTCAATGCCCATAAGACCGGTGGTAGCATACACTAACTCTCCAACATATAAATTAGCTAAATGGCTTAATAATCACTTAATTACTACTATAGATTGTCACTTTCCCtacactataaaaaataatattcaacttGTGGACAAAATCAAAGATATCATTATCCCTGAAAATGCCTTTTTTATCTCTCTAGATGTAACAAATCTCTTTACTAACATTCCTATATTCGAGGTAgtggatattattaaaaacaaattatttaattctacatTGACCAATATCGAAAcacaagaaataataaatatcctagaaatttgcttaaaacaaaatttctttaattttgataatgaaaCCTATATACAAGAGGATGGCCTAGCCATGGGATCTCCATTATCCCCCCTCTTAGCTGATACATTTATGAATCACTTcgaaagtaataatattttgaataacaaCCCCTACCTATCTAATATACTGTATTATTATAGATATGTAGATGACTGCATTTTATTATGGAATGGCAATAAACAAAATCTTAGTGATTTTCTATCATTCATTAATAACattcatccaaaaataaaatttacattagaaGTGGAAATCAATAAAACCATAACCTTTTTagacttacttattaaaaacgtaaataataaacatgattttgagaTATATAGAAAACCTAGCCACACTGGAACAATCATACACAATGAGTCATTCCATCCTTTTTCACATAAAGCAGCAGCTTTAAATAGTTATGTAAATAGAGCACTACAGATTCCTCAAACAACTGAAAGCAGGGATAGAGAGTTgaatattatcaaacaaattgcccaaactcataatttttctcccaatttagtagacaaaataaaaaataaatttctattacgTAATGCGTTCCAAAATGTCTACATACCACATCAAACAATATTAAGTAATCAGCCAGTAAATAAGTTCATTTCACTTACATACAATGGAGCAGTTTCTTATAAAATCCAACGAGTTCtaacttctttaaatgttaagGTTGCCTTTAAATCGAGCAATTCATTAGGTAActtattgattaataataaagacaaaacGGATCCGTTATCTTGTAAAGGAatttataagctttattgtgAGTGTGGTTATTTTTATGTAGGTAGAACGAAGCGTAGTTTTAAAGCTCGGTTTAGCGAACATGACCGAtgcattagacaaaacaatccTGAGTCTTTATTTGCTAAGCATATTATGGAGACCGGTCACCCATCGAATCTACTAGATAATTACAAGATCTTACATAGAGTTCAGGAcaacataaatctaaataatcttgaattACTCGAGATTAAAAGATCTCTCAAAAAAGAATATGATAAATCTCTTAATATTCAGATTAACATTcctgaaactaatttaattaatattttatttgaataa